The Amaranthus tricolor cultivar Red isolate AtriRed21 chromosome 6, ASM2621246v1, whole genome shotgun sequence genome has a segment encoding these proteins:
- the LOC130814603 gene encoding pentatricopeptide repeat-containing protein At1g11290, chloroplastic gives MHTLSLPPSPPTNPSSFSYPKPQLSQRVFIPSHIYKHPAAILLEFCTSIKELYQIIPLVYKHGLYDEHLFQTKFVSLFCKFNRMNDAARVFEPIEDKLDALYHTMLKGYYQNGSFDDAFYLFCRMKCDGIEPIVYNFTYLLKLCGDNSDIRRGSELHGQLIVNGFSNNLFGMNGVMNMYAKCNAVLNAYKMFDRMPEKDVASWNAIIAGYAQNGFAKIALELVVRMQEEGKKPDWITLITVLPALADMGVLVMGKSIHGYVLRAGFDCYVNVLTALIDMYAKCRAVGTARLIFNSMESKTVVTWNSMIDGYIQIGNPQEALKLFDRMLDEGIVPSDVSIMEAANACANMGDIEKGIIIHKMADQLGFSSNVSVTNCLISMYSKCKKVDDAVRLFNSLKNKTRVSWNALIIGFAQNGRVNDALNYFSEMQSRGIELDSFTLVSVIPALAELSILRQAKWIHGLAIRTCLDKHVYVKTALIDMYAKCGAIKTARRLFDDMEERHTTTWNIMIDAYGTHGLGEAALEIFFEMQKGSILPNEVTFLCLISACSHSGLVEDGKYFFDLMKEEYNLEPAMDHYGAMVDLLGRAGLLDEAWDFIENMPIEPGISVYGAMLGACKIHKNIELGELAANRLFDMDPDDGGYHVLLANLYSAASMWDKVLEVRSMMEKKGLRKTPGCSLVELRNEFHTFHSGSTMHPQSREIYAYLDSLIERIKRVGYVPDTSSIHDVEADVQEQLLSNHSEKLAIAFGLLNTSPGVPIHVRKNLRVCGDCHNATKYISLVTGREIIVRDFHRFHHFKNGSCSCGDYW, from the coding sequence ATGCACACCTTATCTTTACCACCTTCACCTCCTACCAACCCATCTTCATTTTCTTACCCAAAACCTCAACTTTCACAAAGAGTCTTTATTCCCTCCCATATCTACAAACACCCTGCTGCTATTTTGCTCGAATTTTGCACTTCCATTAAAGAACTTTACCAAATTATACCTCTTGTTTACAAGCATGGTTTGTACGATGAACACCTCTTTCAAACCAAATTTGTCAGTTTGTTCTGTAAATTCAATCGTATGAACGATGCTGCTCGAGTTTTTGAACCTATTGAGgataaacttgatgctctttaCCATACCATGTTAAAAGGATACTATCAAAATGGTAGCTTTGATGATGCTTTTTACTTGTTTTGTAGGATGAAGTGCGATGGGATTGAGCCTATTGtgtataattttacatatttgttAAAGTTGTGTGGTGATAATTCGGATATTCGGAGAGGAAGCGAGCTTCATGGGCAGTTGATTGTTAATGGATTTAGTAAtaatttgtttggaatgaatGGAGTTATGAATATGTATGCTAAATGTAATGCCGTTTTGAATGCCTATAAGATGTTCGATAGAATGCCTGAGAAAGATGTGGCTTCTTGGAATGCTATTATTGCTGGTTATGCTCAAAATGGGTTTGCTAAAATCGCATTAGAGTTGGTTGTCAGAATGCAGGAGGAGGGAAAAAAGCCTGATTGGATTACATTAATTACGGTATTGCCAGCTTTAGCAGATATGGGTGTATTAGTTATGGGAAAGTCCATTCATGGGTATGTTTTAAGGGCTGGTTTTGACTGTTATGTGAATGTTTTAACAGCACTGATTGATATGTACGCGAAATGTAGAGCCGTGGGGACTGCTaggttgattttcaattctatggAATCTAAGACCGTTGTTACTTGGAATTCTATGATTGATGGGTATATTCAGATTGGGAATCCTCAAGAGGCATTGAAACTTTTTGATAGAATGTTGGACGAAGGGATTGTACCTAGTGATGTATCAATCATGGAAGCTGCAAATGCGTGTGCGAACATGGGAGATATAGAAAAGGGTATCATAATCCATAAAATGGCAGATCAACTGGGGTTTAGCTCTAATGTTTCGGTTACAAATTGCTTAATTTCGATGTATTCAAAATGCAAGAAAGTTGATGATGCAGTGAGATTGTTTAACAGCTTAAAGAACAAGACTAGGGTATCTTGGAATGCTTTGATCATAGGTTTTGCACAAAATGGTCGTGTAAACGATGCCTTGAATTACTTTTCTGAGATGCAATCAAGAGGTATCGAATTAGATTCATTCACTTTGGTTAGTGTGATTCCTGCTTTAGCCGAGCTATCCATTTTACGTCAAGCAAAATGGATCCATGGACTTGCGATAAGAACTTGCTTGGACAAACATGTATATGTGAAAACTGCTCTGATTGACATGTATGCAAAGTGTGGAGCAATAAAGACTGCGAGAAGACTCTTCGATGACATGGAAGAGAGGCATACAACAACGTGGAATATCATGATAGATGCATATGGGACTCATGGACTTGGGGAAGCAGCTCTtgaaattttctttgaaatgcAAAAAGGCTCTATCTTACCAAATGAGGTGACATTTCTATGCCTTATATCAGCATGTAGCCATTCAGGTCTTGTTGAAGATGGAAAGTACTTCTTTGATTTGATGAAGGAAGAATATAATTTGGAACCAGCAATGGATCACTATGGAGCTATGGTTGATCTTTTGGGTCGAGCTGGCCTGCTCGATGAGGCTTGGGACTTCATAGAGAACATGCCTATAGAGCCTGGTATTAGTGTATATGGAGCAATGTTGGGTGCTTGTAAGATCCACAAGAACATTGAGTTGGGAGAATTAGCAGCAAACCGACTGTTCGACATGGATCCAGACGATGGCGGTTACCATGTATTGCTGGCTAATTTATATTCGGCAGCATCAATGTGGGACAAAGTATTAGAAGTGCGATCAATGATGGAAAAGAAAGGACTTCGTAAGACTCCTGGCTGTAGTTTAGTGGAACTAAGAAACGAGTTTCATACATTCCATTCGGGTAGCACAATGCATCCACAGTCACGAGAAATTTATGCATATTTGGACTCACTTATTGAGAGAATAAAACGAGTAGGTTATGTTCCTGACACTAGTTCAATACATGATGTAGAAGCTGATGTTCAGGAGCAATTGCTCAGTAACCACAGTGAGAAACTAGCAATTGCATTTGGGCTTCTTAATACAAGCCCGGGTGTTCCTATACATGTTCGAAAGAATCTCCGGGTTTGTGGTGATTGCCACAATGCAACCAAATACATATCACTTGTGACAGGTCGAGAAATCATTGTGCGTGATTTTCACAGATTCCACCATTTCAAGAATGGTAGCTGCTCATGCGGTGATTACTGGTAA